A genomic window from Salvia miltiorrhiza cultivar Shanhuang (shh) chromosome 5, IMPLAD_Smil_shh, whole genome shotgun sequence includes:
- the LOC131025442 gene encoding bidirectional sugar transporter N3-like, with the protein MALFDIHHPWAFTFGILGNIISVLVYLAPVPTFIRIYKEKSTMGFDSLPYAVALFSSMLWMYYALLKTNTMLLISINSFGCLIETAYIFIFLIYASNKARSHTGKILGLMNVGLLFVIFAVTFFIFEGNTRAQVVGWICVAVSVCVFAAPLSIVFRVVRTRSVEFMPFPLSFFLTLSAVMWFGYGLFQKDLCVALPNVMGFFLGMLQMLVYGIFRNKKPLQMEIKDKAPTATDHNLINIKVVEIPAAAAALPCAITVAVQPPLPLLVCAP; encoded by the exons ATGGCTCTCTTCGACATTCATCATCCCTGGGCATTCACATTCGGCATCTTAG GTAACATTATTTCAGTCTTGGTGTACCTGGCTCCAGT GCCAACATTCATCCGGATTTACAAGGAAAAATCTACTATGGGATTCGATTCACTGCCTTATGCAGTGGCCCTCTTCTCATCGATGCTGTGGATGTATTATGCGTTGCTCAAGACAAATACTATGCTTCTCATCTCCATCAATTCATTCGGATGCCTAATTGAGACTGCCTAcatcttcatcttcctcattTATGCTTCCAACAAAGCTAGG AGTCATACTGGCAAGATCCTGGGGTTGATGAATGTGGGGCTTCTTTTTGTGATATTTGCGGTGACATTCTTCATATTCGAGGGCAACACCCGAGCTCAGGTGGTTGGATGGATTTGTGTCGCTGTTTCCGTCTGTGTTTTTGCAGCTCCCTTAAGCATTGTG TTTCGAGTTGTCCGAACGCGAAGCGTGGAATTCATGCCATTTCCGTTGTCATTTTTCTTGACACTGAGCGCAGTGATGTGGTTCGGCTACGGTTTGTTCCAAAAGGATTTATGTGTGGCG CTCCCGAATGTGATGGGATTTTTCTTGGGAATGTTACAAATGTTGGTGTATGGGATTTTCCGAAACAAGAAGCCCCTGCAAATGGAAATCAAAGACAAAGCCCCTACTGCTACTGATCAcaatctaattaacattaagGTTGTTGAGATCCCCGCCGCCGCGGCTGCTCTACCTTGCGCAATAACCGTTGCAGTCCAACCACCTCTGCCCTTACTTGTTTGCGCACCTTAA